In Deinococcus puniceus, one genomic interval encodes:
- a CDS encoding LysM peptidoglycan-binding domain-containing protein, which translates to MLALMLGGALAAPATVKVKSGDTLFKIATRGGLSVARLKTLNGLTGDTIRVGQVLRLSRTATPVSRSSVNMGQGVYTVKSGDFLSKIAVRYGVSVGALQVLNGLRGSVITPGQRLRLPTRGTGIGSAPVARPAPRPTTEVRIVHTYVRVGLRDTADSLAARYRTTRPALMKLNLLNARTRLMPGQKLLVPQRVPVPIPPAARGAAVTYKRFRPLNIPVQVFRVDLRHRDVLVAPVLPRAGLGYGARVGTLAQQSGARAVINGSYFHPQTFAPAGDLVMQGRLLTWGRIPAALAITPDNRAAFAVTTTGLLGRPLDATWNGMETVIATGPRILLGGRVQTRYNTAFRDPALFGRAARSAVGLSSNRDLVFVSTHSRLTTTEMGKVMARLGVRDALLLDGGSSTGVAWNGAAIIDSTRKVSYGIGIFTDYTGRRYAR; encoded by the coding sequence GTGTTGGCCCTGATGTTGGGTGGAGCCTTGGCCGCGCCCGCTACCGTAAAAGTAAAGTCTGGAGACACCCTCTTTAAGATTGCTACCCGTGGGGGCCTGAGCGTGGCCCGCCTCAAAACCCTGAACGGTCTGACCGGAGACACCATCCGGGTGGGCCAAGTCTTGCGCCTCAGCAGAACTGCCACGCCTGTGAGCCGCAGCTCGGTCAATATGGGTCAGGGCGTCTATACCGTCAAATCTGGCGACTTCCTGAGCAAGATTGCGGTGCGCTACGGGGTCAGCGTGGGAGCTTTGCAAGTCCTGAACGGCCTGCGCGGCAGTGTGATCACGCCGGGCCAGCGGTTGCGCCTGCCCACGCGGGGGACGGGCATCGGCTCTGCTCCTGTTGCCCGCCCTGCCCCCCGGCCCACCACAGAAGTCCGAATCGTGCATACCTACGTGCGCGTGGGCCTGCGCGACACCGCCGACAGCCTCGCCGCCCGCTACCGCACCACCCGCCCCGCCCTGATGAAGCTGAACCTTCTGAATGCCCGCACGCGCCTGATGCCGGGGCAAAAACTGCTGGTGCCTCAGCGGGTGCCCGTGCCGATTCCGCCCGCTGCACGCGGGGCCGCCGTGACCTATAAGCGCTTTAGGCCACTCAATATTCCGGTGCAAGTGTTCCGGGTCGACCTGCGTCACCGCGACGTGTTGGTGGCTCCGGTGTTGCCGCGTGCGGGCCTCGGCTACGGGGCGCGGGTGGGCACACTGGCCCAGCAAAGCGGAGCGCGAGCCGTCATCAACGGCAGTTATTTTCATCCCCAAACGTTTGCCCCTGCCGGAGACCTCGTGATGCAGGGCCGCCTGCTGACGTGGGGCCGCATTCCCGCCGCCCTAGCGATTACGCCCGACAACCGCGCCGCCTTTGCCGTGACCACCACCGGACTGCTGGGCCGCCCACTGGACGCTACATGGAACGGCATGGAAACCGTGATCGCCACCGGGCCGCGCATCTTGTTGGGGGGCCGAGTCCAAACGCGCTACAACACGGCCTTCCGCGATCCTGCTCTGTTTGGCCGCGCCGCCCGCAGTGCTGTGGGCCTCAGCAGCAACCGCGACCTCGTGTTCGTATCAACGCATTCTCGCCTGACCACCACCGAAATGGGCAAAGTCATGGCCCGCCTCGGTGTGCGCGACGCCCTGCTGCTCGACGGCGGCAGCAGTACGGGCGTGGCCTGGAACGGCGCGGCGATTATAGACAGCACGCGCAAAGTCAGCTACGGCATCGGCATATTTACCGATTACACGGGCAGACGTTATGCCAGATAA
- the rbfA gene encoding 30S ribosome-binding factor RbfA yields MRPEQVQSQLLRVLSDAIAQLRDPRVPMIVTVERVAVTSDYGIARIYVSSMNADMNGLLDALNHARGHLQREVTAQVKLRRTPVLEFHSAADVPL; encoded by the coding sequence ATGAGGCCCGAACAAGTCCAGTCCCAACTCCTGCGCGTCCTCAGCGACGCTATTGCCCAATTGCGTGACCCGCGTGTGCCCATGATCGTGACCGTAGAGCGCGTGGCCGTCACGTCCGATTACGGCATTGCCCGCATTTACGTCAGTTCTATGAACGCCGATATGAACGGCCTACTGGACGCCCTGAACCACGCACGCGGCCATCTTCAGCGGGAAGTGACGGCGCAGGTGAAGCTGAGGCGAACGCCGGTGCTGGAATTTCATTCGGCAGCCGATGTGCCGCTTTGA
- a CDS encoding acyl-CoA thioesterase, with amino-acid sequence MSDSSSIQTASIQTEIRVRYAETDAMAVAHHANYPIWFEVGRTDLMHALGLPYAEVEARGYFLMLSGLNVQYRRAARYDDRLTLTTRVSEIRSRTLKFTYELHRANPDGPADLIATGETQHIATDKTYRPARLPDEVLRLLRGE; translated from the coding sequence ATGAGCGATTCCAGTTCTATTCAAACAGCCAGTATCCAAACAGAAATTCGCGTGCGCTACGCCGAAACCGATGCGATGGCGGTGGCCCATCATGCCAATTACCCCATCTGGTTCGAGGTAGGCCGCACCGACCTGATGCACGCGCTGGGGTTGCCCTACGCCGAGGTGGAAGCACGCGGTTACTTTCTGATGCTGAGCGGCCTGAACGTGCAGTACCGCCGCGCCGCCCGCTACGATGACCGCCTGACCCTGACCACCCGCGTCTCGGAAATTCGCAGCCGCACCCTGAAATTTACCTACGAACTGCACCGCGCGAACCCGGACGGCCCCGCCGACTTGATCGCCACTGGAGAAACCCAGCACATCGCCACCGACAAGACCTACCGCCCAGCACGCTTACCGGATGAGGTGCTGAGGCTGCTGCGAGGGGAATAA